The genomic DNA GAAGAGGAAACCGGGCTGAACGTGGACGGCCTGCTGTATTTGCAGGAATTGAAGGCCCGCGACACCGTGCACCACGTGTTCGAAGCCTCGGTGGTAAACCTTGGCGAAGCGCGGCCACGCAACGAAATCGTCGAGTGTCAGTGGCACGACTACCACGCCATGGACGACCTCGACACCACCGACGCCACCCGCCACATCGTCAAAGCCTTTCTACGTCGCCTGTAGTCCGGCACTCTGCCCGCTGGCCAGCAAGCCCCGCTTCACCCCGCCACTCTCTTTCTGCCGTTCGACAAAGGATTTGACGAACGCGGCAGCGGCTGCGTGCGCC from Pseudomonas tolaasii NCPPB 2192 includes the following:
- a CDS encoding NUDIX hydrolase produces the protein MKIRATVICQHEGQILFVRKARAKWALPGGKVEQDERPVGAAERELEEETGLNVDGLLYLQELKARDTVHHVFEASVVNLGEARPRNEIVECQWHDYHAMDDLDTTDATRHIVKAFLRRL